The following are from one region of the Nicotiana tabacum cultivar K326 chromosome 3, ASM71507v2, whole genome shotgun sequence genome:
- the LOC107829183 gene encoding serine carboxypeptidase-like 31, whose amino-acid sequence MMFSQYSLLLIISLFILEPLEVVGRSHQLSNNKKSDSSLGSQDLVTDLPGQPSVNFRHYAGHVTVNENNGRALFYWFYECSVSPEDKPLVLWLNGGPGCSSVGYGATQEIGPFLVDSDGFGLTLNPYSWNKEANLLFLESPIGVGFSYSNTSGDYHNLGDDFTANDTYTFLHNWFLKFPSYRKRAFYIAGESYAGKYVPELAEVIVDKNKDSSLFIDLRGILLGNPETCDAEDWKGLVDYAWSHAVISDETHKIISDSCDFNSDDTWSNQTCSQAVDEVLKQYKEIDIYSLYTSVCIRDTASSQQQTQVLFDSKSKMMPRIMGGYDPCLDDYTASFYNRPDVQKALHVHHLKNWSICNMSIFGNWSDSKESVLPIYHKLIDAGLKIWVYSGDTDGRVPVLSTRYSLSALGLPITRKWRPWYHQKQVGGWVQEYKGLTFATFRGAGHAVPTFKPSESLAFFTSFLNGQSLPFQRI is encoded by the exons ATGATGTTTTCCCAATATTCTCTGCTTcttattatttccttatttattttagagCCATTAGAAGTTGTTGGACGTTCTCATCAATTGTCCAATAACAAGAAGTCTGATTCTTCATTGGGCAGTCAGGATCTTGTAACTGATTTGCCAGGACAACCTAGTGTAAACTTCAGACATTATGCTGGACATGTGACAGTAAATGAGAACAATGGAAGAGCACTCTTCTACTGGTTCTACGAATGCTCAGTTTCACCTGAGGACAAACCTTTAGTGCTTTGGCTTAATGGAG GACCGGGATGCTCTTCTGTGGGATATGGAGCAACTCAAGAGATAGGGCCTTTTCTTGTGGACTCTGATGGTTTTGGCCTAACACTTAATCCTTATTCATGGAACAAAG AAGCAAACTTGTTGTTCTTGGAATCTCCAATTGGTGTTGGCTTTTCATACTCAAATACAAGTGGTGATTATCATAACCTTGGAGATGATTTCACAG CCAATGACACGTATACTTTTCTGCACAATTGGTTTCTCAAGTTCCCATCATATAGAAAACGGGCCTTTTATATTGCTGGAGAGAGTTATGCAG GAAAATATGTTCCTGAGTTGGCTGAAGTCATTGTTGACAAGAATAAAGACTCTTCCCTTTTCATTGATCTAAGAGGAATCCtg CTGGGTAACCCTGAAACCTGTGATGCAGAGGACTGGAAAGGTCTAGTGGATTATGCTTGGAGCCACGCTGTCatatctgacgaaactcacaaaattatTTCAGATTCCTGTGATTTTAACAGTGATGACACGTGGAGCAATCAGACTTGTAGTCAGGCTGTAGATGAAGTGCTTAAACAGTACAAGGAGATTGATATCTACAGTCTCTATACATCAGTCTGCATAAGAGATACTGCTAGTTCACAACAGCAAACACAAGTTTTATTCGATAGCAAGTCCAAGATG ATGCCGAGGATAATGGGAGGATATGACCCCTGTCTTGATGATTATACTGCCTCTTTTTACAATAGACCAGATGTTCAAAAGGCTCTCCACGTTCACCATCTCAAGAACTGGAGCATCTGCAA TATGTCGATCTTCGGTAATTGGTCAGACTCAAAGGAATCAGTTCTTCCAATATATCACAAACTCATCGATGCTGGACTTAAAATTTGGGTCTACAG CGGAGACACTGATGGAAGAGTTCCTGTATTATCAACAAGATATAGCTTAAGCGCCCTAGGTTTGCCCATTACTAGAAAATGGAGACCTTGGTACCATCAGAAACAG GTTGGTGGATGGGTTCAAGAGTACAAGGGGTTGACATTTGCAACATTTAGAGGAGCAGGGCATGCCGTTCCAACTTTCAAACCTAGTGAATCACTTGCATTCTTCACTTCATTCCTTAATGGACAATCTCTTCCTTTCCAGCGAATCTAA